The following DNA comes from Hahella chejuensis KCTC 2396.
ATGTGATGACGCGATCGGAATACAAGGCTGCATCCACGAGTTGTCCCAGTCCTGACAGCTCAAATTCGCTCTGTAGTGAATCGCCGCTGCGTTGATAGCGCTCGGCTTCTGAGGGCGTGATGACGCCGCGTTTGACGCTGGCGCCAATGCAGGCGACCAGGTCGAGGTTATGCTCGCGTTTGAGGGTCGCCCACTCAGCGGGAAGATAGGCGTCGTCCTGTGGCGCAATGCTGAGGGAAGACGCGTTCAGCACGCCATCATGGTAAAAGAAAATGCGGTATATGCTATGACCCCGCGCCAGAACCGCTTTGGCGAACTGGCAGGCGGAGTAGGGCGCCTGTGACGAAAAGGGGGCGCCGTAAACGACAATGGTGTATTTCATGACAAATAAAAAAGCCCGGTTAGACCGGGCTTATGTTAAACCTATTTAGGATCAATCGTCACCGCCGAACGCCAGGATCAGGTTCAGCAGGCTGATGAACAGGTTGTAGATGGACGCGTACAGAGAGACCGCCGCCAGGATGTAGTTGGTTTCGCCGCCATGAACGATAGCGCTGGTCTGATACAGAATCCCTGCGGACGCGAACAATACGATAGCGCCTGAGATCGCCAGAGAGAACGCACTGCTCTGGATGAAGAAGCTCATGATGATGCAGCCTACGATGACCCAGAAGCCTGCAACCAGGAAGCCAGCCAGGAAGCTGAAGTCTTTCTTGCTAATCAGGGCGTAAGCGGACAGACCGAAGAATACGAATGCGGTCAGACCCAGTGCGCTGGTTACCGCCTGTGCGGCTCCGCCTGCGATCAGCTGGCCAACGATAGGGCCGATTGTCAGGCCAAGCAGACCAGTAAACGTGAATGCTAACACCAAGCCCCAAACGCTGTTGGCGACTTTATGAATCAAGAAGCTGATCGCCAGTGCGCCGAAGAAAGCGCCGTAATGCATAATAGGGTTGAACTGCATGCTTGATGACAAGAATGCTGTGAAAGCGGAAAACGCCAGGGTCATGCCCAGCAGCCAGTAAGTGTTTTTCAAAACGTTGGCGGCGGTGGAAGAATCGACAGCTACGCCGTAGCCTTGCCTAAAGTCGGCGACGGCTGATTGATTGTTATAGTTTCTGTTATCCATGAACGTCTCCAGTTAAAAAAGCTAGTTGGTTTCTATATTAGTGATGGTAAGGGAAATTTCAATCTTTGCTGAGATTAAAAAAGATAAAATATTCGTTACAGAAAACCTTGCGCACCGGGCCCTTCAGTTAAACATGCAGCTTAGAGGTTGATACGTAAGAATATGTCGGTTGGCTTAACGCTAAATTGGGGTGTTTAGTCTGTTTAAGACTTGGCGATGAGAAACGTAATAAGGGAATGCTTGATCTATGCCCGCGGATGCGGAAAAGAAGTGGCGGTGAGCCAGGGATTCGAACCCCGGGTAGGCTATTAACCTACGGCGGTTTTCAAGACCGCTGCTTTCAACCACTCAGCCAGCTCACCGTTAAGAGTGCCTGTGTGACACGAGTCGTGCATAATACTCAAAAATTTTGGGGTGTCAACAGGTTTGCAGTTCGGGCACTAACAAATTATGTCAGCGCCCAACATTTAAGCATAATAAAGCCCAAACTGTCCCCTCAAAAAGGCGTGAAGCTCATTTCTTTCACCAATGAACTCTATACCTACCAGCTGTTTCTTCCACAGCTTGCGACGACTCCATTTTACGACTCCAGTTACTGGGCCGAAGAAACGAGTGGCGATTTCAACTCTAGTATTTTTATCTAAGCGCCTCCCACATTTGAGCATGATGCCATCCTTGGAAATGTTTTCCGCACCAGCCAGTATTTCGTTATCTCCCGACTTTAAGGATATGATTTGATTGAACCGTGCGCGGGGGTTTTTGCGCATTGCGGAGACTTGTTGGCGACGCATGGTGTCTTGAATTGCATAACTTACGATGCCACCAAGGAAAAAGCCTTTAAAGAGACCAATTAACCCCAATTTGGCGAGCAAGTAGTCTCGGTCGGTTATTAGCGTATTGATGCCCGCATGACTCAACTGAAAATCGATGAGTGGGCTATTCGGAGTGCCTGATGTATAGGCAAGATAAATGGCGATCTGGCAGGGAGCTAATAAGGCTCCCATCCCAAGAGCGTGTAGCCATGCAGAGCGTTTGACGTCGTCGGCATGTTGGTTGTTGGCATTTAAAGCGAGAATAACGCATAAGGACAGCACGGAAAAAGATAGGGCTAAGATGCCTCTGGCGTATTGGGCTCCGTTTCGATTGAGGTCGCTGGCGATATGAAAATAGAGAAAAGCGCTTATAGTAGCAGCCAGTATGGTGATTACATAAAGGCTCAAGCTTGGCTCAGCTTGCTTGGTCATTGTGCGCTCGCAGAATATTGCGATAAAGAGGGCGAAACAGAAACAGATGAAACTGCCGCTTGCCCACCTTAGATATCTGTCCCAGGTCAGCAGCCCTAGAACCTCTTGCAGCGCGAGCACAGAGATGCAGGATACCACTAATATTCCCAGTAGTGACAAAGCGATGGCTTCGGCAATTTTGATGTCGGTGGAGTCCCGGTAGCCAATATTGAACCCCAGGTTTTTAAATGCGTTGTATTGTGCTTGTTTGCTGGGGTAATGCTTAATCAAGCGTTTGCATAGGCACTCAATGAAATAGATAGATAACCGGTTTAGTTCTTCTTTATGATGTTGGGCATCTGTCTCGCCAGGCTCCAGAAATGGGATAATGGTGCTGAGTTCATGTAGGCGGGCCTCTTTGCCAGCCAAGTCGTCATGAAAGTATCCAGGACACTCATCTTTTACTATCATCAGAAGACAAAAGCATTCGATAAATCGCCAAGTTATCGCCCC
Coding sequences within:
- the tusD gene encoding sulfurtransferase complex subunit TusD, producing MKYTIVVYGAPFSSQAPYSACQFAKAVLARGHSIYRIFFYHDGVLNASSLSIAPQDDAYLPAEWATLKREHNLDLVACIGASVKRGVITPSEAERYQRSGDSLQSEFELSGLGQLVDAALYSDRVITFGAG
- a CDS encoding Bax inhibitor-1/YccA family protein; its protein translation is MDNRNYNNQSAVADFRQGYGVAVDSSTAANVLKNTYWLLGMTLAFSAFTAFLSSSMQFNPIMHYGAFFGALAISFLIHKVANSVWGLVLAFTFTGLLGLTIGPIVGQLIAGGAAQAVTSALGLTAFVFFGLSAYALISKKDFSFLAGFLVAGFWVIVGCIIMSFFIQSSAFSLAISGAIVLFASAGILYQTSAIVHGGETNYILAAVSLYASIYNLFISLLNLILAFGGDD
- a CDS encoding PilZ domain-containing protein, translated to MDKKVVLDILFSAIILTLFIGPRFNSWSYAKLNLFSGKPEDYIDKFRYYFYCSVYLLTFITLLATLYQFPEFLSIFPSNVHEPDWGNALVKVLGENSITVYSFMLITLLGNKKVAAVEDAWRERLHEWARIPKAVQEATRTITNRDNGFRPPKRYLERVAKELQLEAARNAKKELQSTFWMNILHHRQHSQIQGAITWRFIECFCLLMIVKDECPGYFHDDLAGKEARLHELSTIIPFLEPGETDAQHHKEELNRLSIYFIECLCKRLIKHYPSKQAQYNAFKNLGFNIGYRDSTDIKIAEAIALSLLGILVVSCISVLALQEVLGLLTWDRYLRWASGSFICFCFALFIAIFCERTMTKQAEPSLSLYVITILAATISAFLYFHIASDLNRNGAQYARGILALSFSVLSLCVILALNANNQHADDVKRSAWLHALGMGALLAPCQIAIYLAYTSGTPNSPLIDFQLSHAGINTLITDRDYLLAKLGLIGLFKGFFLGGIVSYAIQDTMRRQQVSAMRKNPRARFNQIISLKSGDNEILAGAENISKDGIMLKCGRRLDKNTRVEIATRFFGPVTGVVKWSRRKLWKKQLVGIEFIGERNELHAFLRGQFGLYYA